Proteins found in one Takifugu flavidus isolate HTHZ2018 chromosome 7, ASM371156v2, whole genome shotgun sequence genomic segment:
- the LOC130528797 gene encoding E3 ubiquitin-protein ligase RNF14-like isoform X1 translates to MSQEGTDIHRRFHTEQTGIVFLNQLPRTCNQREFNFCVIRVQVMSSDFEEQEDELLALQSIFSPQEFGRNEPKFGGEIRVCVDVPAGFTVATKEGELLCQYEISFLPPLLLNFDLPEDYPSSSPPSFTLTCSWLSHTQISVLGAQLIDIYQATRGTVVLFTWVQFLKEDALRFLDIENLLELPSDDHTSKNCCHAANQQPDNHPAPDAGTSHNVSCNLSGHCEGDVSAPSDLSASAPSEPRAENASLSKSPGNSNSQEDDQSISPPFLSPSQRLVSQILINDATQQQKRFASTVFDCGVCFSGYLGSDSVKLPECGHIFCRGCLSEFCKVLITEGNVRGVTCPQADCSSAPTPAQVRTLVGEELFGRYDRLLLQNTLERMSDVVYCPRRDCGSAVIREKSSNAAMCSVCGFAFCVACRKTYHGAGSCRPETSLGSNAENESEEGKLPLPKSKEGLVALWEDYIGGGKERKRLLESRYGRSVMTLKLEGFLSESWVAVNTKYCPYCFSRIEKNGGCNVMTCCRCFRNFCWVCLTKLTERTNNHFENGTCSRSDIEQSTLSHVLRPPETIKNLQLSCARRQIYSCFCCWFFLYLNVLVSLPGKVIVPQGSAMLKHCLSS, encoded by the exons ATGAGTCAGGAAGGGACGGACATTCACAGGCGATTCCACACGGAACAGACCGGAATTGTCTTTTTAAACCAGCTGCCTCGGACCTGTAATCAGAGGGAGTTCAACTTCTGTGTGATTCGGGTCCAAGTTATGAGTTCCGACTTTGAGGAGCAGGAAGACGAACTGCTCGCGCTTCAGAGTATCTTCAGTCCGCAGGAGTTCGGCCGGAATGAGCCGAAGTTTGGCGGAGAAATCCGAGTGTGTGTGGACGTTCCTGCGGGTTTCACTGTGGCCACGAAAGAAG gtgaACTGTTGTGTCAGTATGAGATATcgttccttcctcctctgctcctgaaCTTTGACCTACCTGAGGAttacccctcctcctcccccccctccttcactcTCACCTGCAGTTGGCTGTCTCACACTCAG ATCTCTGTGTTGGGAGCCCAGCTTATTGATATCTACCAGGCCACCAGAGGCACTGTGGTGCTCTTCACCTGGGTGCAGTTTCTTAAAGAAGATGCTCTCAGGTTCCTGGACATTGAGAATCTGCTGGAGCTTCCCTCTGATGATCACACAAGCAAGAACTGTTGCCATGCTGCAAATCAACAGCCAGATAATCACCCCGCCCCAGACGCGGGGACTTCTCATAACGTGAGCTGTAATCTATCGGGTCACTGTGAGGGGGATGTGTCTGCCCCATCTGACCTCTCTGCATCTGCACCATCAGAACCAAGAGCTGAAAATGCATCCCTATCCAAAAGCCCTGGCAACTCTAACTCCCAGGAGGACGACcaatccatctctcctccttttctgtctccatcacAAAGACTTGTGTCCCAGATTCTGATCAACGATGCGACCCAGCAGCAGAAGCGCTTTGCATCAACCGTCTTTGACTGCGGCGTGTGTTTTTCGGGCTACCTCGGCTCGGACTCCGTGAAGTTGCCCGAGTGCGGCCATATCTTCTGCCGGGGCTGTCTCTCGGAGTTCTGCAAGGTGCTGATCACAGAGGGGAACGTTCGCGGCGTCACTTGTCCCCAGGCAGATTGCTCCTCTGCTCCAACACCTGCACAG GTGCGGACCCTGGTGGGAGAAGAACTGTTTGGACGTTATGATCGTCTCCTGCTTCAGAATACTCTGGAGCGTATGTCTG ATGTGGTGTACTGTCCCCGGCGTGACTGCGGTTCTGCCGTCATCCGGGAGAAATCCAGCAACGCAGCAATGTGCTCCGTGTGCGGCTTCGCCTTCTGCGTCGCCTGCAGGAAGACGTACCACGGCGCCGGCAGTTGTCGCCCCGAAACCTCCTTGggttcaaatgcagaaaatgaatcGGAGGAAGGGAAATTACCGCTGCCGAAGTCAAAAG AGGGGTTGGTTGCTCTGTGGGAGGACTATATCGGTGGGGGTAAGGAGAGAAAACGCCTCCTGGAGAGCCGATACGGCCGTTCTGTGATGACCTTAAAATTGGAAGGTTTCCTGAGTGAGAGCTGGGTGGCAGTCAACACCAAGTACTGCCCCTACTGCTTCTCAAGAATAGAG aagAATGGCGGATGCAACGTGATGACCTGTTGCCGCTGTTTTCGCAACTTCTGTTGGGTCTGCCTCACCAAACTGACAGAAAGGACAAATAATCACTTTGAGAACGGTACCTGCTCCAG AAGTGATATAGAACAAAGCACACTCTCACATGTCCTCAGGCCACCCGAGACGATCAAGAATCTCCAGCTGTCTTGTGCACGACGCCAAATATACTCGTGTTTCTGTTGCTGGTTCTTTCTGTATTTAAATGtccttgtatctcttccaggaAAAGTCATTGTCCCACAGGGTTCAGCAATGCTAAAACACTGTTTGTCTTCCTGA
- the LOC130528797 gene encoding E3 ubiquitin-protein ligase RNF14-like isoform X2, translating into MSQEGTDIHRRFHTEQTGIVFLNQLPRTCNQREFNFCVIRVQVMSSDFEEQEDELLALQSIFSPQEFGRNEPKFGGEIRVCVDVPAGFTVATKEGELLCQYEISFLPPLLLNFDLPEDYPSSSPPSFTLTCSWLSHTQISVLGAQLIDIYQATRGTVVLFTWVQFLKEDALRFLDIENLLELPSDDHTSKNCCHAANQQPDNHPAPDAGTSHNVSCNLSGHCEGDVSAPSDLSASAPSEPRAENASLSKSPGNSNSQEDDQSISPPFLSPSQRLVSQILINDATQQQKRFASTVFDCGVCFSGYLGSDSVKLPECGHIFCRGCLSEFCKVLITEGNVRGVTCPQADCSSAPTPAQVRTLVGEELFGRYDRLLLQNTLEHVVYCPRRDCGSAVIREKSSNAAMCSVCGFAFCVACRKTYHGAGSCRPETSLGSNAENESEEGKLPLPKSKEGLVALWEDYIGGGKERKRLLESRYGRSVMTLKLEGFLSESWVAVNTKYCPYCFSRIEKNGGCNVMTCCRCFRNFCWVCLTKLTERTNNHFENGTCSRSDIEQSTLSHVLRPPETIKNLQLSCARRQIYSCFCCWFFLYLNVLVSLPGKVIVPQGSAMLKHCLSS; encoded by the exons ATGAGTCAGGAAGGGACGGACATTCACAGGCGATTCCACACGGAACAGACCGGAATTGTCTTTTTAAACCAGCTGCCTCGGACCTGTAATCAGAGGGAGTTCAACTTCTGTGTGATTCGGGTCCAAGTTATGAGTTCCGACTTTGAGGAGCAGGAAGACGAACTGCTCGCGCTTCAGAGTATCTTCAGTCCGCAGGAGTTCGGCCGGAATGAGCCGAAGTTTGGCGGAGAAATCCGAGTGTGTGTGGACGTTCCTGCGGGTTTCACTGTGGCCACGAAAGAAG gtgaACTGTTGTGTCAGTATGAGATATcgttccttcctcctctgctcctgaaCTTTGACCTACCTGAGGAttacccctcctcctcccccccctccttcactcTCACCTGCAGTTGGCTGTCTCACACTCAG ATCTCTGTGTTGGGAGCCCAGCTTATTGATATCTACCAGGCCACCAGAGGCACTGTGGTGCTCTTCACCTGGGTGCAGTTTCTTAAAGAAGATGCTCTCAGGTTCCTGGACATTGAGAATCTGCTGGAGCTTCCCTCTGATGATCACACAAGCAAGAACTGTTGCCATGCTGCAAATCAACAGCCAGATAATCACCCCGCCCCAGACGCGGGGACTTCTCATAACGTGAGCTGTAATCTATCGGGTCACTGTGAGGGGGATGTGTCTGCCCCATCTGACCTCTCTGCATCTGCACCATCAGAACCAAGAGCTGAAAATGCATCCCTATCCAAAAGCCCTGGCAACTCTAACTCCCAGGAGGACGACcaatccatctctcctccttttctgtctccatcacAAAGACTTGTGTCCCAGATTCTGATCAACGATGCGACCCAGCAGCAGAAGCGCTTTGCATCAACCGTCTTTGACTGCGGCGTGTGTTTTTCGGGCTACCTCGGCTCGGACTCCGTGAAGTTGCCCGAGTGCGGCCATATCTTCTGCCGGGGCTGTCTCTCGGAGTTCTGCAAGGTGCTGATCACAGAGGGGAACGTTCGCGGCGTCACTTGTCCCCAGGCAGATTGCTCCTCTGCTCCAACACCTGCACAG GTGCGGACCCTGGTGGGAGAAGAACTGTTTGGACGTTATGATCGTCTCCTGCTTCAGAATACTCTGGAGC ATGTGGTGTACTGTCCCCGGCGTGACTGCGGTTCTGCCGTCATCCGGGAGAAATCCAGCAACGCAGCAATGTGCTCCGTGTGCGGCTTCGCCTTCTGCGTCGCCTGCAGGAAGACGTACCACGGCGCCGGCAGTTGTCGCCCCGAAACCTCCTTGggttcaaatgcagaaaatgaatcGGAGGAAGGGAAATTACCGCTGCCGAAGTCAAAAG AGGGGTTGGTTGCTCTGTGGGAGGACTATATCGGTGGGGGTAAGGAGAGAAAACGCCTCCTGGAGAGCCGATACGGCCGTTCTGTGATGACCTTAAAATTGGAAGGTTTCCTGAGTGAGAGCTGGGTGGCAGTCAACACCAAGTACTGCCCCTACTGCTTCTCAAGAATAGAG aagAATGGCGGATGCAACGTGATGACCTGTTGCCGCTGTTTTCGCAACTTCTGTTGGGTCTGCCTCACCAAACTGACAGAAAGGACAAATAATCACTTTGAGAACGGTACCTGCTCCAG AAGTGATATAGAACAAAGCACACTCTCACATGTCCTCAGGCCACCCGAGACGATCAAGAATCTCCAGCTGTCTTGTGCACGACGCCAAATATACTCGTGTTTCTGTTGCTGGTTCTTTCTGTATTTAAATGtccttgtatctcttccaggaAAAGTCATTGTCCCACAGGGTTCAGCAATGCTAAAACACTGTTTGTCTTCCTGA
- the LOC130528797 gene encoding E3 ubiquitin-protein ligase RNF14-like isoform X3, whose amino-acid sequence MSQEGTDIHRRFHTEQTGIVFLNQLPRTCNQREFNFCVIRVQVMSSDFEEQEDELLALQSIFSPQEFGRNEPKFGGEIRVCVDVPAGFTVATKEGELLCQYEISFLPPLLLNFDLPEDYPSSSPPSFTLTCSWLSHTQISVLGAQLIDIYQATRGTVVLFTWVQFLKEDALRFLDIENLLELPSDDHTSKNCCHAANQQPDNHPAPDAGTSHNVSCNLSGHCEGDVSAPSDLSASAPSEPRAENASLSKSPGNSNSQEDDQSISPPFLSPSQRLVSQILINDATQQQKRFASTVFDCGVCFSGYLGSDSVKLPECGHIFCRGCLSEFCKVLITEGNVRGVTCPQADCSSAPTPAQVRTLVGEELFGRYDRLLLQNTLERMSDVVYCPRRDCGSAVIREKSSNAAMCSVCGFAFCVACRKTYHGAGSCRPETSLGSNAENESEEGKLPLPKSKEGLVALWEDYIGGGKERKRLLESRYGRSVMTLKLEGFLSESWVAVNTKYCPYCFSRIEKNGGCNVMTCCRCFRNFCWVCLTKLTERTNNHFENGTCSRYW is encoded by the exons ATGAGTCAGGAAGGGACGGACATTCACAGGCGATTCCACACGGAACAGACCGGAATTGTCTTTTTAAACCAGCTGCCTCGGACCTGTAATCAGAGGGAGTTCAACTTCTGTGTGATTCGGGTCCAAGTTATGAGTTCCGACTTTGAGGAGCAGGAAGACGAACTGCTCGCGCTTCAGAGTATCTTCAGTCCGCAGGAGTTCGGCCGGAATGAGCCGAAGTTTGGCGGAGAAATCCGAGTGTGTGTGGACGTTCCTGCGGGTTTCACTGTGGCCACGAAAGAAG gtgaACTGTTGTGTCAGTATGAGATATcgttccttcctcctctgctcctgaaCTTTGACCTACCTGAGGAttacccctcctcctcccccccctccttcactcTCACCTGCAGTTGGCTGTCTCACACTCAG ATCTCTGTGTTGGGAGCCCAGCTTATTGATATCTACCAGGCCACCAGAGGCACTGTGGTGCTCTTCACCTGGGTGCAGTTTCTTAAAGAAGATGCTCTCAGGTTCCTGGACATTGAGAATCTGCTGGAGCTTCCCTCTGATGATCACACAAGCAAGAACTGTTGCCATGCTGCAAATCAACAGCCAGATAATCACCCCGCCCCAGACGCGGGGACTTCTCATAACGTGAGCTGTAATCTATCGGGTCACTGTGAGGGGGATGTGTCTGCCCCATCTGACCTCTCTGCATCTGCACCATCAGAACCAAGAGCTGAAAATGCATCCCTATCCAAAAGCCCTGGCAACTCTAACTCCCAGGAGGACGACcaatccatctctcctccttttctgtctccatcacAAAGACTTGTGTCCCAGATTCTGATCAACGATGCGACCCAGCAGCAGAAGCGCTTTGCATCAACCGTCTTTGACTGCGGCGTGTGTTTTTCGGGCTACCTCGGCTCGGACTCCGTGAAGTTGCCCGAGTGCGGCCATATCTTCTGCCGGGGCTGTCTCTCGGAGTTCTGCAAGGTGCTGATCACAGAGGGGAACGTTCGCGGCGTCACTTGTCCCCAGGCAGATTGCTCCTCTGCTCCAACACCTGCACAG GTGCGGACCCTGGTGGGAGAAGAACTGTTTGGACGTTATGATCGTCTCCTGCTTCAGAATACTCTGGAGCGTATGTCTG ATGTGGTGTACTGTCCCCGGCGTGACTGCGGTTCTGCCGTCATCCGGGAGAAATCCAGCAACGCAGCAATGTGCTCCGTGTGCGGCTTCGCCTTCTGCGTCGCCTGCAGGAAGACGTACCACGGCGCCGGCAGTTGTCGCCCCGAAACCTCCTTGggttcaaatgcagaaaatgaatcGGAGGAAGGGAAATTACCGCTGCCGAAGTCAAAAG AGGGGTTGGTTGCTCTGTGGGAGGACTATATCGGTGGGGGTAAGGAGAGAAAACGCCTCCTGGAGAGCCGATACGGCCGTTCTGTGATGACCTTAAAATTGGAAGGTTTCCTGAGTGAGAGCTGGGTGGCAGTCAACACCAAGTACTGCCCCTACTGCTTCTCAAGAATAGAG aagAATGGCGGATGCAACGTGATGACCTGTTGCCGCTGTTTTCGCAACTTCTGTTGGGTCTGCCTCACCAAACTGACAGAAAGGACAAATAATCACTTTGAGAACGGTACCTGCTCCAGGTACTGGTAA
- the zmat3 gene encoding zinc finger matrin-type protein 3 isoform X1, protein MALQLKNGTATYYQSAEFCRNYTSPPVSYGDSRHYLARFPAGPETMLKPPLSLFSHPQQTFHCMDSLHQLGPPPMAPAQPLGPPPIASAQGIGPPTVVATRTLAPPPINTSHTLRPPPITPSHSLGPPPMAPAQPMRLPPMAHALGPTVPPNMDLTPPLGLPPLNPAHALVPPPVVTPGNGQLPLPPSPLSSPPAPSPEPSQVPQRLPPPAIIPAPVSCLISSPLLGQGPLASEQPQDDDPPLGAEEQEDSLGLGELCKPLYCKLCNVTLNSAQQAQAHYQGKNHSKKLRNFYAGSQQPPAIRIPEALEGAGQTALSSGSNDGDAGRQALYKGATRVILATENDYCKLCDASFSSLAVAQAHYQGKNHAKKLRLAEAQQNSTNVESTSEAAPKRSRKDGSEYRLVKNRRSPQLPASVSGPYYNPRPRQRIPRDLAMCVTPSGQFYCSMCNCGAEQEADFRQHLESKQHKAKVSELRYRHEMENLGYS, encoded by the exons ATGGCGCTGCAGCTGAAGAATGGGACTGCAACGTACTACCAGAGTGCAGAATTCTGCAGAAATTACACTTCGCCGCCTGTCAGCTACGGTGACAGCAGACATTATCTTGCCCGATTCCCAG CAGGTCCTGAGACCATGTTGAAGCCTCCTCTGAGTCTCTTCAGTCACCCACAGCAGACCTTCCACTGTATGGACTCACTGCATCAGTTAGGACCTCCACCAATGGCACCAGCCCAGCCTCTAGGCCCACCGCCTATAGCCTCTGCTCAAGGAATCGGCCCCCCAACTGTGGTTGCCACTAGGACTCTAGCCCCCCCTCCGATAAATACGAGTCACACATTAAGGCCTCCCCCTATCACCCCATCACACAGCCTGGGCCCTCCCCCTATGGCTCCAGCTCAGCCAATGCGGCTGCCACCGATGGCACATGCCTTAGGGCCGACAGTGCCTCCCAATATGGACCTAACACCGCCGCTGGGGCTTCCACCTCTCAACCCTGCTCATGCGCTGGTCCCCCCACCTGTAGTAACACCTGGAAATGGTCAGTTACCACTACCCCCCAGTCCACTGtcttcacctccagctccaAGTCCAGAACCATCACAGGTGCCACAGAGGCTACCACCTCCAGCCATCATCCCAGCCCCAGTGTCCTGCCTCATTTCCAGCCCCCTACTGGGACAGGGACCCCTAGCTAGCGAGCAGCCGCAGGATGATGACCCTCCTCTGGGTGCAGAGGAGCAAGAGGACTCTCTTGGACTGGGGGAACTTTGTAAACCACTGTATTGCAAGCTCTGCAATGTGACACTCAACTCTGCTCAGCAGGCACAAGCTCACTACCAG GGAAAAAATCACAGCAAAAAGCTCAGAAATTTCTATGCTGGCAGTCAGCAGCCTCCAGCCATCAGAATCCCTGAGGCGCTTGAGGGGGCCGGCCAGACGGCACTAAGCTCAGGATCCAATGACGGTGACGCGGGAAGGCAG GCTCTGTATAAAGGGGCGACCCGTGTCATCCTGGCCACAGAAAATGACTACTGTAAGCTGTGTGACGCCTCGTTCAGTTCACTGGCCGTTGCTCAGGCACACTATCAAGGCAAGAACCACGCCAAGAAACTGCGGCTCGCTGAAGCCCAACAGAACTCCACTAACGT AGAGAGCACCAGTGAGGCAGCTCCCAAAAGGAGCAGGAAAGATGGCAGCGAGTACAGACTGGTGAAGAACCGCCGCAGCCCACAGCTGCCTGCTTCTGTGTCAG GGCCGTACTACAACCCCAGACCACGGCAGCGCATCCCCAGGGACCTGGCCATGTGTGTGACTCCCAGTGGACAGTTCTACTGCTCCATGTGCAACTGTGGAGCGGAGCAGGAGGCAGATTTCAGGCAACATCTGGAGAGCAAGCAGCATAAGGCCAAAGTGTCGGAGCTACGGTACCGCCACGAGATGGAGAACCTCGGGTACAGCTAA
- the zmat3 gene encoding zinc finger matrin-type protein 3 isoform X2: MALQLKNGTATYYQSAEFCRNYTSPPVSYGDSRHYLARFPGPETMLKPPLSLFSHPQQTFHCMDSLHQLGPPPMAPAQPLGPPPIASAQGIGPPTVVATRTLAPPPINTSHTLRPPPITPSHSLGPPPMAPAQPMRLPPMAHALGPTVPPNMDLTPPLGLPPLNPAHALVPPPVVTPGNGQLPLPPSPLSSPPAPSPEPSQVPQRLPPPAIIPAPVSCLISSPLLGQGPLASEQPQDDDPPLGAEEQEDSLGLGELCKPLYCKLCNVTLNSAQQAQAHYQGKNHSKKLRNFYAGSQQPPAIRIPEALEGAGQTALSSGSNDGDAGRQALYKGATRVILATENDYCKLCDASFSSLAVAQAHYQGKNHAKKLRLAEAQQNSTNVESTSEAAPKRSRKDGSEYRLVKNRRSPQLPASVSGPYYNPRPRQRIPRDLAMCVTPSGQFYCSMCNCGAEQEADFRQHLESKQHKAKVSELRYRHEMENLGYS; encoded by the exons ATGGCGCTGCAGCTGAAGAATGGGACTGCAACGTACTACCAGAGTGCAGAATTCTGCAGAAATTACACTTCGCCGCCTGTCAGCTACGGTGACAGCAGACATTATCTTGCCCGATTCCCAG GTCCTGAGACCATGTTGAAGCCTCCTCTGAGTCTCTTCAGTCACCCACAGCAGACCTTCCACTGTATGGACTCACTGCATCAGTTAGGACCTCCACCAATGGCACCAGCCCAGCCTCTAGGCCCACCGCCTATAGCCTCTGCTCAAGGAATCGGCCCCCCAACTGTGGTTGCCACTAGGACTCTAGCCCCCCCTCCGATAAATACGAGTCACACATTAAGGCCTCCCCCTATCACCCCATCACACAGCCTGGGCCCTCCCCCTATGGCTCCAGCTCAGCCAATGCGGCTGCCACCGATGGCACATGCCTTAGGGCCGACAGTGCCTCCCAATATGGACCTAACACCGCCGCTGGGGCTTCCACCTCTCAACCCTGCTCATGCGCTGGTCCCCCCACCTGTAGTAACACCTGGAAATGGTCAGTTACCACTACCCCCCAGTCCACTGtcttcacctccagctccaAGTCCAGAACCATCACAGGTGCCACAGAGGCTACCACCTCCAGCCATCATCCCAGCCCCAGTGTCCTGCCTCATTTCCAGCCCCCTACTGGGACAGGGACCCCTAGCTAGCGAGCAGCCGCAGGATGATGACCCTCCTCTGGGTGCAGAGGAGCAAGAGGACTCTCTTGGACTGGGGGAACTTTGTAAACCACTGTATTGCAAGCTCTGCAATGTGACACTCAACTCTGCTCAGCAGGCACAAGCTCACTACCAG GGAAAAAATCACAGCAAAAAGCTCAGAAATTTCTATGCTGGCAGTCAGCAGCCTCCAGCCATCAGAATCCCTGAGGCGCTTGAGGGGGCCGGCCAGACGGCACTAAGCTCAGGATCCAATGACGGTGACGCGGGAAGGCAG GCTCTGTATAAAGGGGCGACCCGTGTCATCCTGGCCACAGAAAATGACTACTGTAAGCTGTGTGACGCCTCGTTCAGTTCACTGGCCGTTGCTCAGGCACACTATCAAGGCAAGAACCACGCCAAGAAACTGCGGCTCGCTGAAGCCCAACAGAACTCCACTAACGT AGAGAGCACCAGTGAGGCAGCTCCCAAAAGGAGCAGGAAAGATGGCAGCGAGTACAGACTGGTGAAGAACCGCCGCAGCCCACAGCTGCCTGCTTCTGTGTCAG GGCCGTACTACAACCCCAGACCACGGCAGCGCATCCCCAGGGACCTGGCCATGTGTGTGACTCCCAGTGGACAGTTCTACTGCTCCATGTGCAACTGTGGAGCGGAGCAGGAGGCAGATTTCAGGCAACATCTGGAGAGCAAGCAGCATAAGGCCAAAGTGTCGGAGCTACGGTACCGCCACGAGATGGAGAACCTCGGGTACAGCTAA